In the Candidatus Poribacteria bacterium genome, one interval contains:
- a CDS encoding zinc-binding dehydrogenase, with product MQTVRVATFDGPGAAPQIQTVPRPNVPDKAALIQVGACGVCGTDLHILKGHWPKPLPWPFTLGHELAGVIVEKGPALEVDFMGNPLEVGSKIMLPPLMPCGECYYCAHYPEHANRCLNPTYYGRYLPFDKPPHLWGGWAEMVYVDLEMLPATKIYRLPDDMSLMLGALTEPLACCIRALNRAASINGFRFGDTVVIQGSGPIGVLMITAAKEMGAGRVIMVGAPENPRLALCREFGVEATVSIEEYQTAESRIDAVREIVGGFGADLVIDCSGHPSAGPEGIEMLRDGGTYLEMGQFTDAGSIETNWHRICIKDIKLVGSWGITANDLPAGIDMLDRARDRYPWPRMQTEFPFTEAGVAEAVQSALDMRCVKATILPNADID from the coding sequence ATGCAAACAGTGCGTGTAGCAACCTTCGATGGTCCCGGAGCTGCACCTCAGATCCAGACCGTGCCCCGACCAAATGTGCCCGACAAAGCGGCACTGATCCAAGTCGGTGCTTGTGGGGTATGCGGCACCGACCTACATATCCTCAAGGGGCATTGGCCCAAGCCCCTCCCTTGGCCCTTTACACTGGGACATGAATTGGCTGGCGTTATTGTCGAAAAGGGCCCCGCCTTGGAAGTCGATTTTATGGGAAACCCATTGGAAGTTGGCAGCAAGATCATGCTACCGCCGCTGATGCCTTGCGGGGAATGTTACTATTGCGCCCACTACCCAGAGCACGCCAATCGCTGTCTCAACCCGACCTACTACGGCCGTTATCTACCGTTTGACAAGCCGCCGCATCTCTGGGGCGGATGGGCGGAGATGGTCTATGTTGACTTAGAGATGTTGCCCGCCACGAAAATCTATCGCCTGCCGGACGACATGTCGTTGATGCTGGGGGCGTTGACCGAACCTCTAGCCTGCTGTATCCGGGCACTTAACCGCGCCGCATCAATCAACGGTTTCCGGTTCGGCGATACCGTCGTCATCCAAGGCTCCGGTCCGATCGGGGTATTAATGATTACCGCCGCTAAAGAGATGGGTGCGGGTCGTGTCATCATGGTGGGAGCACCTGAGAATCCGCGACTCGCACTATGCCGCGAGTTTGGCGTAGAGGCTACTGTGTCAATAGAGGAATATCAGACAGCAGAATCGCGGATTGACGCTGTCCGCGAGATTGTCGGCGGTTTTGGTGCAGATCTGGTAATTGATTGCAGCGGTCACCCCTCAGCAGGTCCAGAGGGGATCGAAATGCTTCGGGACGGGGGAACCTATCTAGAGATGGGACAATTCACCGACGCGGGTTCCATCGAAACGAACTGGCACCGCATCTGTATCAAGGACATAAAATTAGTGGGAAGTTGGGGGATTACCGCTAACGACCTCCCCGCGGGGATTGACATGCTAGATCGAGCCCGCGACCGCTATCCCTGGCCTCGGATGCAAACAGAGTTTCCCTTTACGGAAGCAGGAGTCGCGGAGGCTGTGCAGAGCGCGTTAGACATGCGTTGCGTCAAAGCCACGATCTTGCCGAATGCGGATATCGACTAA